One window from the genome of Breoghania sp. L-A4 encodes:
- a CDS encoding nuclear transport factor 2 family protein has protein sequence MTYPNPYDPFERTDLSANEQTVLDFMIHCMHGDDMSLIERCVAPDYIQHTPGIGQGREGLRSYLVNIAHKRPGRRDWRPIQLFACGDMVILHKLLRHVVIADFVRFNDTGQMAEHWDVVQPLPESGYDPMKPSEENLGRFRELFGMTD, from the coding sequence ATGACGTACCCTAATCCATACGATCCGTTCGAGCGGACCGATCTGAGCGCCAATGAACAGACGGTGCTCGATTTCATGATCCATTGCATGCATGGCGACGACATGAGCCTGATCGAGCGGTGCGTGGCGCCGGATTACATCCAGCACACACCGGGCATTGGCCAGGGCCGCGAGGGCCTGCGCAGCTATCTCGTCAACATCGCGCACAAGCGGCCGGGCCGCCGCGACTGGCGGCCGATCCAGCTGTTTGCCTGCGGCGACATGGTGATCCTGCACAAGCTGCTGCGCCACGTGGTCATCGCCGATTTCGTGCGCTTCAACGACACCGGCCAGATGGCCGAGCACTGGGACGTGGTGCAACCGTTGCCCGAGTCGGGATACGATCCGATGAAGCCCAGCGAGGAGAACCTCGGGCGGTTCCGCGAACTGTTCGGGATGACGGATTGA
- a CDS encoding TRAP transporter substrate-binding protein — MSTTKGILLSAALMFGATQAQAVELRLSHWVPASHPIQKLGIEPWIESIKNASNGRINITIFPAQQLGPAPDHYDMTAHGIADIGYVNPGYQAGRFPIVSLVEIPFHANNAKRGAKAMHEWYLDYAEQEMPEVKVCVLNPHDPGTIHSKKPIHMPDDVKGLNVRPANATIGRFVHMIGGASVQVSAPEAREAIAKGAADAITFPWNSMYIFGIDNETKYHLDMPFYVSMQTLLINKGVYDGLEEQDRAVIDAHCTPEWSEKFSSGWADNEAGGRQKMIDSGEHTLYEPTSDEVQMWRDAAAPLLDEWKTAAGAKGIDVDKAYADYVERLKANDSLFD; from the coding sequence ATGAGCACCACCAAGGGAATTCTTCTGTCTGCCGCGCTGATGTTCGGCGCAACGCAGGCGCAGGCCGTCGAATTGCGCCTGTCGCATTGGGTTCCGGCCAGCCATCCGATCCAGAAACTAGGCATCGAACCGTGGATCGAGTCGATCAAGAATGCATCGAACGGCCGCATCAACATCACGATCTTTCCGGCCCAGCAATTGGGGCCTGCGCCCGATCACTACGACATGACCGCGCATGGCATCGCCGACATCGGCTACGTCAATCCCGGCTATCAGGCCGGCCGCTTCCCCATCGTCTCGCTCGTGGAAATACCGTTTCACGCCAACAACGCCAAGCGCGGCGCCAAGGCGATGCACGAATGGTATCTCGACTACGCCGAGCAGGAGATGCCGGAGGTCAAGGTCTGCGTGCTCAATCCGCATGACCCGGGCACGATCCATTCCAAGAAGCCGATCCACATGCCCGACGACGTCAAGGGCCTGAACGTGCGCCCGGCCAACGCCACCATCGGCCGTTTCGTGCACATGATCGGCGGCGCGAGCGTACAGGTCTCCGCTCCCGAAGCCCGCGAGGCCATCGCCAAGGGCGCGGCCGACGCCATCACCTTCCCGTGGAATTCGATGTACATCTTCGGCATCGACAACGAAACGAAGTACCATCTCGACATGCCGTTCTATGTCTCCATGCAGACGCTGTTGATCAACAAGGGCGTCTACGACGGACTTGAAGAGCAGGACCGCGCGGTGATCGACGCGCATTGCACGCCGGAATGGTCGGAGAAATTCTCTTCCGGCTGGGCCGACAACGAGGCGGGCGGGCGCCAGAAGATGATCGATTCCGGCGAACACACCCTCTACGAGCCGACCTCCGACGAGGTGCAGATGTGGCGCGACGCCGCTGCGCCGCTGTTGGACGAGTGGAAGACGGCGGCCGGCGCCAAGGGTATCGACGTCGACAAGGCCTATGCCGACTACGTCGAGCGGCTCAAGGCCAACGATTCGCTGTTCGACTGA
- a CDS encoding thiamine pyrophosphate-dependent enzyme has protein sequence MTLSNDARTMTGGEAIVASLIANGVDRVFGIPGAQMYPLFDALQREGARIQTIGARHEQACAYMAFGQARSTGRPAVYSVVPGPGVLNTFGALCTAAGCNAPVLCITGQVPAPFIGRGRGHLHELPDQLGSLRGIVKWAARIERPADAPRILDEAFRQMLSGRPGPVAVEMAWDVMASSQHVRPLPGAEIAPAEAPQAGEVERAANLLRNARQPMIMVGGGAQHAAEEIRALAEALDAPVAALRSGRGIMPEDHPLGLSSYAARCLWPKIDVLIGIGSRLEMPYMRWAGMMDLVDRPQAPPHLIRIDIDPSEMLRLRPHAPIVADSAAGAGALLDALLRAKPDAARRPAIAAAKEEARAAIATVTPHVDYLAVIRETLPRDGIFVEELCQAGFASYFAYPVFAPRTYISAGYQGTLGFGFQTALGVKAAHPETPVISITGDGGFLFGVQELATAKQYGLNLVTVLFNNNAYGNVKRDQQVGFGGRLIGSELVNPDFMMLAASFGIEAHRVTSPEELKPVLAAALAADAPVLIEVTVDPADEVAPWPFIHPLQ, from the coding sequence ATGACACTTTCCAACGACGCGCGGACCATGACGGGCGGCGAGGCGATTGTCGCCAGCCTGATCGCCAATGGCGTCGACCGGGTGTTCGGCATTCCGGGCGCGCAGATGTATCCGTTGTTCGATGCCTTGCAGCGCGAAGGCGCGCGGATCCAGACCATCGGCGCGCGGCACGAGCAGGCCTGCGCCTACATGGCCTTCGGCCAGGCGCGCTCCACCGGACGGCCGGCGGTTTATTCCGTCGTGCCCGGTCCCGGTGTGCTCAACACCTTCGGCGCCCTGTGCACGGCGGCGGGCTGCAACGCGCCGGTTTTGTGCATCACCGGCCAGGTGCCGGCGCCGTTCATCGGCCGTGGCCGTGGGCATCTTCATGAGCTGCCGGACCAGCTTGGGTCGTTGCGTGGTATCGTCAAATGGGCCGCGCGGATCGAACGTCCGGCCGATGCGCCGCGCATTCTCGACGAGGCTTTCCGTCAGATGCTTTCCGGCCGCCCGGGGCCTGTGGCGGTTGAAATGGCCTGGGACGTGATGGCCAGCTCGCAGCACGTGCGGCCGCTGCCCGGAGCCGAAATCGCTCCGGCCGAAGCCCCGCAGGCCGGAGAGGTCGAGAGGGCGGCAAACCTGCTGCGCAACGCCAGACAGCCGATGATCATGGTTGGCGGCGGCGCGCAGCACGCGGCCGAAGAGATACGCGCGCTCGCCGAGGCGCTCGATGCGCCAGTCGCGGCCTTGCGCAGCGGTCGCGGGATCATGCCCGAGGACCATCCGCTGGGTCTGTCGTCCTATGCGGCCCGTTGCCTGTGGCCGAAGATCGACGTGCTGATCGGCATCGGATCGAGGCTGGAGATGCCCTACATGCGCTGGGCCGGCATGATGGATCTTGTCGACAGGCCGCAGGCCCCGCCGCATCTGATCCGCATCGACATCGATCCGTCCGAGATGCTGAGGTTGCGCCCGCACGCGCCCATTGTCGCGGATTCAGCGGCAGGCGCAGGGGCGCTGCTGGATGCATTGCTGCGCGCGAAGCCGGATGCGGCGCGTCGCCCCGCCATCGCGGCGGCCAAGGAAGAAGCCCGGGCCGCGATCGCGACGGTGACCCCGCATGTGGACTATCTCGCCGTGATCCGCGAGACCCTGCCGCGTGACGGCATCTTTGTCGAGGAGCTCTGTCAGGCCGGTTTCGCGTCCTATTTCGCCTATCCGGTGTTTGCGCCGCGCACTTACATTTCCGCCGGATACCAGGGCACGCTCGGCTTCGGCTTCCAGACGGCGCTTGGCGTCAAGGCGGCCCACCCGGAGACTCCCGTCATCTCCATCACCGGCGACGGCGGCTTTCTGTTCGGTGTTCAGGAACTGGCCACCGCGAAGCAATACGGGCTGAACCTGGTCACTGTGCTGTTCAACAACAACGCCTACGGCAACGTGAAGCGCGACCAGCAGGTGGGGTTCGGAGGCCGGCTGATCGGCTCGGAGCTGGTCAATCCGGATTTCATGATGCTTGCGGCGTCCTTCGGGATCGAGGCGCATCGCGTGACTTCGCCGGAGGAACTCAAGCCCGTGCTGGCCGCGGCCCTTGCGGCCGATGCGCCGGTGCTGATCGAGGTGACGGTTGACCCTGCCGACGAGGTCGCGCCCTGGCCGTTCATTCATCCGCTTCAATAG